A genome region from Coprococcus phoceensis includes the following:
- a CDS encoding DegV family protein, whose amino-acid sequence MMIITDSASDITKQEALEMNIRIVSLKIRFSDGEFPQNTEEDFSVFFEKLAAEKDLPTTSQPSPEEFLELYEEAKDAGEEVLVITLSSGLSGTVNAANLAKQMAEYEKIWIVDSEQAIITQRFLVQRAVKMRKEGKGVEEIVACLEDLKKRLTVCGMLNTLTYLKKGGRIPAPLAVLGNALQIKPVIELKDKVLVMLGKARGQKGGMKYLWKEFGSYEIDKNEPVYFGYTSDKEIVEQFMEKTVAEYGLKKYEIYPVGGIIGTHVGPGCIAISFAKKENFS is encoded by the coding sequence ATGATGATTATTACGGATTCTGCTTCGGATATCACAAAGCAGGAAGCATTGGAGATGAATATCCGAATCGTTTCTTTAAAGATAAGATTTTCAGATGGGGAGTTTCCTCAGAATACGGAAGAAGACTTTTCTGTGTTTTTCGAAAAACTTGCAGCGGAAAAAGATCTTCCGACTACGAGTCAGCCATCTCCGGAAGAATTTTTGGAGCTTTACGAAGAAGCGAAAGATGCAGGAGAAGAAGTACTGGTGATCACACTTTCAAGTGGATTAAGTGGAACGGTCAATGCGGCGAATCTGGCAAAACAGATGGCAGAGTATGAAAAAATCTGGATTGTGGATTCAGAGCAGGCAATCATCACTCAGCGTTTTCTTGTTCAGCGCGCGGTGAAAATGCGCAAAGAAGGGAAGGGTGTGGAAGAGATTGTCGCATGTCTTGAAGATTTAAAGAAGCGTTTGACCGTATGTGGAATGCTGAACACTCTGACCTATTTGAAAAAGGGCGGAAGAATACCTGCACCGTTGGCAGTGCTTGGAAATGCACTCCAAATCAAACCGGTCATTGAATTGAAGGACAAGGTGTTGGTCATGCTTGGAAAAGCGAGGGGACAAAAAGGAGGCATGAAATATCTTTGGAAGGAGTTTGGCTCATATGAGATTGATAAAAATGAGCCGGTATATTTTGGATATACTTCCGATAAAGAGATTGTAGAACAATTTATGGAAAAGACGGTAGCAGAATATGGTCTGAAAAAATACGAGATCTATCCGGTTGGCGGCATTATCGGGACACATGTGGGTCCTGGATGCATTGCAATTAGTTTTGCAAAAAAGGAAAACTTTAGTTGA